A genome region from Camelina sativa cultivar DH55 chromosome 10, Cs, whole genome shotgun sequence includes the following:
- the LOC109126763 gene encoding root meristem growth factor 6-like, producing MSCSVRSGLAIVFCFILLLLSSNVGCATARRLGSHKHHHRVASLVHNVVNGGGRRKVLGGVETGDEVVVMDYPQPHRKPPIHNEKS from the coding sequence ATGTCTTGCTCTGTGAGGAGTGGACTCGCGATTGTGTTCTGCTTCATTCTTCTGCTTTTGTCTTCCAATGTTGGATGCGCTACTGCTCGTCGTCTAGGGTCACATAAGCACCATCATAGGGTTGCTTCTTTGGTACACAACGTCGTCAATGGTGGAGGAAGGAGGAAGGTGTTGGGTGGAGTCGAGACAGGGGATGAAGTAGTGGTCATGGACTACCCTCAGCCTCATCGTAAGCCTCCCATCCACAATGAGAAGTCTTAA
- the LOC104718715 gene encoding autophagy-related protein 8f-like: MAKSSFKQEHELEKRRAEAARIREKYPDRIPVIVEKAEKSDIPTIDKKKYLVPADLTVGQFVYVIRKRIKLSAEKAIFIFVDNVLPPTGALMSSVYEEKKDDDGFLYVTYSGENTFGFGSP, encoded by the exons ATGGCAAAAAGCTCGTTCAAGCAAGAGCATGAGTTAG AGAAGAGAAGGGCAGAGGCTGCTCGGATTAGAGAGAAATATCCAGATAGAATTCCG GTGATTGTtgagaaggctgagaagagTGATATACCAACCATCGACAAGAAAAA ATACTTAGTCCCAGCTGATCTGACAGTGGGGCAATTTGTGTATGTCATCCGCAAAAGAATCAAACTGAGTGCAGAAAAGGCTATCTTCATATTTGTGGACAATGTTCTTCCTCCAACAG GTGCCCTCATGTCTTCTGTGTACGAAGAGAAAAAGGATGATGATGGTTTCCTCTATGTCACTTACAGTGGAGAAAACACGTTTGGATTTGGATCTCCATAG
- the LOC104718720 gene encoding inositol transporter 4 codes for MVEGGIAKADKTEFTECWRTTWKTPYIMRLALSAGIGGLLFGYDTGVISGALLFIREDFDEVDKKTWLQSTIVSMAVAGAIVGAAVGGWINDKFGRRMSILIADVLFLIGAIVMAFAPAPWVIIVGRIFVGFGVGMASMTSPLYISEASPARIRGALVSTNGLLITGGQFFSYLINLAFVHTPGTWRWMLGVAGVPAIVQFVLMLSLPESPRWLYRKDRIAESRAILERIYPADEVEAEMLALKESVEAEKADEAIIGDSFSAKIKGAFGNPVVRRGLAAGITVQVAQQFVGINTVMYYSPSIVQFAGYASNKTAMALSLITSGLNAVGSIVSMMFVDRYGRRKLMIISMFGIITCLIILATVFSQAAIHAPKIDPMESRTFAPNATCPAYVPLAAENAPPSRWNCMKCLRSECGFCASGVQPYAPGACVVLSDDMKATCGSRGRTYFKDGCPSKFGFLAIVFLGLYIIVYAPGMGTVPWIVNSEIYPLRYRGVGGGIAAVSNWVSNLIVSESFLSLTHALGSSGTFLLFAGFSTIGLFFIWLLVPETKGLQFEEVEKLLEAGYKPSLLRRRNKKGKEVDTA; via the exons ATGGTGGAAGGAGGGATAGCTAAAGCAGACAAAACAGAGTTCACAGAGTGTTGGAGAACGACATGGAAGACACCTTACATCATGAGATTAGCTCTCTCCGCTGGTATCGGAGGTCTTCTCTTCGGTTACGATACCGGTGTCATCTCAGGAGCTCTTCTCTTCATCAGGGAAGATTTCGATGAAGTTGATAAGAAAACATGGCTTCAGTCTACTATTGTTAGTATGGCGGTGGCCGGAGCCATCGTCGGAGCTGCCGTCGGAGGTTGGATCAACGATAAGTTTGGTAGGAGGATGTCGATTCTTATCGCTGATGTTCTTTTCTTGATCGGTGCTATTGTCATGGCGTTTGCTCCTGCTCCGTGGGTTATCATCGTTGGAAGAATCTTTGTTGGGTTTGGTGTTGGTATGGCTTCGATGACGTCGCCGTTGTACATCTCTGAAGCTTCTCCGGCGAGGATTAGAGGTGCACTTGTTAGTACTAATGGTCTTCTCATCACCGGAGGACAGTTCTTCTCCTACCTTATCAATCTTGCTTTTGTCCAT ACTCCAGGAACATGGAGATGGATGTTGGGAGTTGCGGGAGTTCCGGCGATAGTTCAGTTTGTGCTAATGTTGTCTCTGCCTGAATCTCCACGGTGGTTATACAGAAAGGATAGGATTGCGGAGTCGAGAGCAATTCTTGAGAGGATTTACCCGGCGGACGAAGTGGAGGCGGAGATGTTAGCTTTGAAAGAGTCAGTCGAGGCGGAGAAGGCGGACGAGGCGATCATCGGAGATAGCTTCAGCGCAAAGATCAAAGGAGCTTTCGGGAATCCTGTTGTTAGACGTGGACTCGCGGCTGGTATCACAGTGCAAGTGGCACAGCAGTTTGTGGGGATCAACACTGTCATGTACTACAGTCCTTCAATTGTGCAGTTCGCTGGTTACGCCTCAAACAAGACAGCTATGGCCTTATCTCTCATTACTTCTGGTTTGAACGCGGTGGGTTCGATAGTGAGCATGATGTTTGTGGATAGGTACGGGAGAAGGAAGCTGATGATCATCTCTATGTTTGGGATCATTACATGTCTTATCATATTAGCCACTGTGTTCTCACAAGCGGCCATTCACGCCCCCAAGATTGATCCGATGGAGTCGAGGACGTTTGCTCCAAATGCTACTTGTCCAGCGTATGTCCCGCTAGCAGCCGAAAATGCTCCTCCTTCAAGGTGGAACTGCATGAAGTGTCTCAGGTCCGAATGTGGATTCTGTGCCAGCGGAGTACAGCCGTATGCACCAGGAGCATGTGTGGTGTTGTCGGATGATATGAAAGCAACTTGCGGCTCAAGAGGAAGAACATATTTCAAAGATGGATGCCCAAGCAAGTTTGGGTTCTTAGCAATAGTGTTTTTGGGTCTTTACATCATAGTGTATGCTCCAGGTATGGGCACTGTCCCGTGGATCGTCAACTCTGAGATCTATCCACTCAGATATAGAGGTGTTGGTGGAGGGATAGCTGCCGTCTCGAATTGGGTCTCCAATCTCATTGTGAGTGAGAGCTTCCTCTCACTCACCCACGCTCTCGGCTCCTCTGGGACCTTCCTTCTCTTTGCCGGCTTCTCCACAATCGGGCTCTTCTTCATTTGGCTGCTCGTTCCTGAAACCAAGGGGCTTCAGTTTGAGGAGGTTGAGAAGTTGCTTGAGGCCGGCTACAAGCCCAGTCTCTTGCGGCGGAGGAACAAGAAGGGCAAAGAGGTCGATACGGCTTAA
- the LOC104718722 gene encoding U-box domain-containing protein 4-like, which yields MVSVEDPISHLNSTRFPLSTDFYGSSSPSAARLHRQAGRSMRTVRSNFYQSGDQSCSFVGSIGDKSEYASEFLSDSVIDMRLGELALKNSNSLNSSASSVKEEAFLDISQAFSDFSACSSDISGELQRLACLPSPDAAERNENGGDNEAEQDPEPCLGFLQRENFSTEIIECISPEDLQPTVKLCIDGLRSSSVAIKRSAAAKLRLLAKNRADNRVLIGESGAIQALIPLLRCNDPWTQEHAVTALLNLSLHDQNKTVIAAGGAIKSLVWVLKTGTETSKQNAACALLSLALLEENKGSIGACGAIPPLVSLLLNGSCRGKKDALTTLYKLCTLQQNKERAVTAGAVKPLVDLVAEEGTGMAEKAMVVLSSLAAIDEGKEAIVEEGGIEALVEAIEDGSVKGKEFAILTLLQLCSDSVRNRGLLVREGAIPPLVGLSQSGSVSVRAKRRAERLLGYLREPRNEGCSTSP from the exons ATGGTGTCAGTGGAGGATCCGATATCTCATTTGAATTCTACTCGCTTCCCGTTATCAACCGACTTCTACGGTTCTTCTTCGCCGTCGGCGGCGAGGTTACATCGACAAGCTGGCCGTTCGATGAGGACAGTGAGATCTAATTTCTACCAAAGCGGTGATCAATCTTGCTCTTTCGTCGGCTCAATCGGCGATAAATCTGAGTACGCCTCGGAGTTCCTTTCCGATTCCGTCATCGACATGAGGCTCGGCGAGCTCGCTTTGAAAAACAGTAATTCTCTTAATTCAAGCGCTTCCTCGGTGAAAGAGGAAGCGTTTCTCGACATTTCTCAGGCGTTCAGTGATTTCTCCGCTTGTAGTAGCGATATCTCCGGCGAGCTACAGCGTCTCGCTTGCTTGCCGTCGCCGGACGCTGCTGAGAGGAATGAGAACGGCGGAGATAACGAAGCGGAGCAGGATCCGGAGCCGTGTTTAGGGTTTCTACAGAGGGAGAACTTCTCTACGGAGATTATTGAGTGTATTTCGCCGGAAGATCTGCAGCCAACTGTGAAACTCTGCATCGACGGACTTCGTTCTTCTTCGGTGGCGATTAAGCGATCTGCTGCGGCGAAGCTGCGGCTCCTGGCGAAGAATCGAGCGGACAATCGTGTGTTGATTGGGGAATCTGGAGCTATTCAAGCTTTGATTCCGCTTCTTCGTTGTAACGATCCATGGACACAGGAGCATGCAGTCACAGCTCTCTTGAACCTCTCTTTACACGACCAGAATAAAACTGTAATCGCCGCAGGAGGAGCGATTAAGTCACTAGTGTGGGTACTCAAAACCGGGACGGAGACTTCAAAGCAGAACGCAGCATGTGCGTTGCTTAGTTTGGCACTATTGGAGGAGAACAAAGGCTCAATCGGAGCATGCGGTGCGATTCCGCCGCTTGTTTCTCTTCTGTTGAACGGATCTTGCAGGGGGAAGAAGGATGCTCTGACGACGCTTTACAAGCTGTGTACACTTCAGCAAAACAAGGAGAGAGCGGTTACCGCTGGAGCGGTGAAGCCGTTGGTGGACCTTGTGGCGGAGGAAGGAACTGGAATGGCGGAGAAGGCAATGGTGGTTTTGAGTAGCCTTGCAGCGATAGATGAAGGGAAAGAGGCTATTGTAGAGGAAGGAGGCATCGAAGCGCTTGTTGAGGCCATCGAGGATGGATCTGTTAAAGGGAAAGAATTTGCGATCTTGACTCTGTTGCAGCTTTGTTCTGATAGCGTTAGAAACCGTGGGTTGCTTGTGAGGGAAGGTGCGATTCCTCCACTTGTGGGTCTCTCTCAGAGCGGCTCCGTCAGTGTTAGAGCTAAGCGGAGG GCAGAAAGACTTCTGGGGTATCTTCGGGAGCCAAGGAATGAGGGATGTTCAACAAGCCCTTGA
- the LOC109126965 gene encoding root meristem growth factor 6-like: protein MSCSVRSGLAMVFCFILLLLSSNVGCATARRLGSHKHHHRVASLVHNVVNGGGRRRVLGGVETGDEVVVMDYPQPHRKPPIHNEKS from the coding sequence ATGTCTTGCTCTGTGAGGAGTGGACTCGCGATGGTGTTCTGTTTCATTCTTCTGCTTTTGTCTTCCAATGTTGGATGCGCCACTGCTCGTCGTCTAGGGTCACATAAGCATCATCACAGGGTTGCTTCTTTGGTACACAACGTCGTCAATGGTGGAGGAAGGAGGAGGGTGTTGGGTGGAGTCGAGACAGGGGATGAAGTAGTGGTCATGGACTATCCTCAGCCTCATCGTAAGCCTCCCATCCACAATGAGAAGTCTTAA
- the LOC104718719 gene encoding cysteine proteinase inhibitor 4-like, whose product MMMMKSLICLSLILLPLVYVVEGGLLGGAKPIKDLSDPNVVAVAKYAIEEHNKQSKENLVFVKVVEGTTQVVSGTKYDMKIAAKNGGGQIKNYEAVVVEKLWLRSKSLESFKAV is encoded by the coding sequence atgatgatgatgaagtcgTTGATTTGTCTCTCTCTCATCCTCCTCCCTCTCGTATACGTCGTGGAAGGTGGTCTTCTCGGTGGCGCGAAGCCGATCAAGGATCTATCGGATCCGAACGTTGTCGCGGTCGCCAAGTATGCCATCGAGGAGCATAACAAACAATCTAAGGAGAATCTTGTTTTCGTGAAGGTTGTCGAGGGAACAACGCAAGTGGTCTCCGGTACAAAGTACGATATGAAAATTGCGGCCAAGAATGGTGGTGGTCAGATCAAGAACTACGAGGCCGTCGTGGTTGAAAAGTTGTGGCTTCGTTCCAAGAGCCTTGAGTCTTTCAAGGCCGTATAG
- the LOC104718723 gene encoding pentatricopeptide repeat-containing protein At4g16470-like, with product MRTLQISSSLSHKSYSSSICFTLNRLAMVVYTRELQTEAPQSSPCGGPMFSGNATTILRRMLAERMISSFQVENQRKKEKLDKTLKGLCVTGRLKEAVGLLWGSGWLQVQPETYAVLLQECKQRKEYTKGKRIHAQMVVVGFAPNEYLKVKLLILYALSGDLQTAEILFRCLQCKDDLIPWNAMISGYVQKGLEQDGLYIYYDMRQNRIVPDQYTFASVFRACSALASLEHGMRAHAVMIKCHIKSNIIVDSALVDMYFKCSSFSDGHKLFDQLSTRNVVTWTSLMSGYGYHGKVSEVLKCFDKMKEEGCRPNPVTFLVVLTACNHGGLVDKAWEHFSSMKRDYGIEPEGRHYAAMVDTLGRAGRIQEAYEFVMKSPCKEHAPVWGSLLGACRIHGNVKLLEVAATKFLELDPTNGGNYVVFANGYASCGFLDAASKVRRRMENAGVKKDPGYSQIELQGEVHRFMKDDTSHRLSVKIYEKVHEMTSYFMDVYCYSDDLDASCPV from the exons ATGAGAACACTACAAATCTCgtcttctctttctcacaaaTCCTATTCTTCTTCTATCTGCTTCACGCTGAACAGGCTCGCCATGGTTGTTTACACTCGGGAGTTACAAACAGAGGCGCCTCAGTCTTCGCCTTGTGGTGGTCCTATGTTTTCCGGCAACGCGACCACGATCCTACGCCGGATGCTTGCCGAGAGGATGATTAGCAG CTTTCAGGTGGAGaatcagagaaagaaagagaagctgGATAAGACACTAAAGGGTCTGTGTGTTACTGGGAGATTGAAAGAAGCTGTTGGGCTATTGTGGGGTAGCGGGTGGTTGCAAGTCCAGCCTGAGACTTATGCTGTGTTGTTGCAGGAATGTAAACAAAGGAAGGAGTATACAAAAGGGAAACGGATACATGCTCAAATGGTTGTTGTGGGATTTGCTCCCAATGAGTATTTGAAAGTCAAGTTGTTGATACTTTACGCCTTATCTGGGGATCTTCAAACTGCTGAGATTCTCTTTCGTTGTTTGCAATGTAAGGATGATTTGATTCCATGGAACGCCATGATATCTGGGTATGTGCAAAAGGGTCTGGAGCAAGATGGGCTTTATATATACTATGATATGAGACAGAACAGAATAGTTCCGGACCAGTATACCTTTGCTTCAGTGTTTAGAGCTTGTTCTGCGTTAGCATCCCTGGAACACGGAATGAGAGCCCACGCTGTGATGATTAAGTGCCATATCAAGTCCAACATTATAGTCGATAGTGCCCTTGTTGATATGTACTTCAAATGCAGCAGTTTCTCTGATGGCCACAAATTATTTGATCAGTTGTCCACCAGAAACGTTGTTACATGGACCTCATTGATGTCTGGGTATGGATATCATGGAAAAGTCTCAGAAGTGTTAAAATGCTTTGATAAGATGAAGGAAGAAGGTTGTAGACCAAATCCTGTTACATTTTTGGTGGTTCTCACCGCGTGTAACCATGGAGGTTTAGTTGATAAAGCTTGGGAGCATTTCAGTTCTATGAAGAGAGATTATGGGATTGAACCTGAGGGACGACACTATGCAGCTATGGTTGATACGTTAGGGCGTGCTGGTAGGATTCAAGAAGCGTACGAATTTGTTATGAAGTCACCTTGCAAGGAGCATGCTCCGGTATGGGGTTCGTTACTTGGGGCTTGCAGGATTCATGGGAATGTGAAACTGCTAGAAGTCGCAGCTACAAAGTTTTTGGAGTTGGATCCAACAAATGGGGGGAATTACGTGGTGTTTGCCAATGGATATGCGAGTTGTGGATTCCTAGATGCTGCGTCAAAAGTTAGACGGAGAATGGAGAATGCAGGAGTTAAAAAAGATCCCGGGTATAGCCAGATCGAATTACAAGGGGAAGTTCATAGATTCATGAAGGATGATACGTCTCACAGACTATCTGTAAAGATATATGAGAAGGTCCATGAGATGACTTCATATTTTATGGATGTTTACTGCTATTCAGACGACTTAGACGCTAGCTGTCCTGTTTGA
- the LOC104718716 gene encoding uncharacterized protein LOC104718716, with protein sequence MEDGGEGMNAAAAELEKLQIDILRRISLLESNVLPQAPSPSLPVDENETVARLSSILRSGGINDFCFKRVARDYYDWPLESRRDVLGASSVDHLCKSIVLVNTQASSDIVDCSDRNNSKYYVVVVQYTARFNAEAVKQFLYSLNEGKIPKKRFNLRLAPEETSIKLTGFEHNAVTCIGMKTNIPVILDEAIAKLKPDFFWLGGGEIDLKLGVKTSEFLEFVKPFIVPCS encoded by the exons ATGGAAGACGGAGGAGAAGGCATGAATGCTGCTGCGGCGGAGCTTGAAAAACTCCAAATTGATATTCTCCGTAGAATCTCCCTTCTCGAGAGCAATGTTCTCCCACAGGCTCCGTCGCCTTCTCTACCGGTTGATGAAAACGAAACTGTGGCTCGCCTCTCCTCCATTCTCCGTTCCGGCGGCATTAACGACTTCTGCTTCAAGAGAGTCGCTCGAGATTACTACGACTGGCCTCTCGAATCTCGCCGCGACGTTCTCGGCGCTTCCTCAGTTGACCATCTCTGCAAAAGCATTGTTCTG GTTAATACTCAAGCTTCATCGGACATTGTGGATTGCAGTGATCGAAACAACTCAAAATACTATGTGGTCGTGGTTCAG TATACAGCCAGATTCAATGCCGAAGCAGTAAAGCAGTTTCTTTATTCACTAAATGAGGGAAAGATCCCAAAGAAAAGATTTAACT TGAGACTTGCTCCTGAGGAGACGTCGATTAAATTGACAGGGTTTGAGCACAATGCGGTAACCTGTATAGGTATGAAGACAAACATACCG GTGATATTGGATGAGGCCATAGCCAAACTTAAACCAGATTTCTTCTGGTTGGGTGGTGGAGAAATCGATCTGAAGCTCGGTGTCAAAACTTCTGAATTCCTTGAATTTGTGAAACCGTTCATAGTTCCTTGTAGCTGA
- the LOC104718717 gene encoding cysteine proteinase inhibitor 4-like: protein MMMMMMKSLICISLILLPLVSVVEGGRLGGGYGSQKPIKNLSDPNVVAIAKYAIGEHNKQSKENLVFVKVVEGTTQVVSGTKYNLKIAGKSGGGGKIQNYEAVVVEKLWLHSKSLESFKAV from the coding sequence atgatgatgatgatgatgaagtcgTTGATCTGTATCTCTCTCATCCTCCTCCCTCTCGTCTCCGTCGTGGAAGGTGGTCGTCTCGGTGGTGGTTACGGTAGCCAGAAGCCGATCAAGAATCTATCGGATCCGAACGTCGTAGCGATCGCCAAGTATGCCATCGGGGAGCATAACAAACAATCCAAGGAGAATCTTGTTTTCGTCAAGGTTGTCGAGGGAACGACGCAAGTGGTCTCCGGTACAAAGTACAATCTGAAAATTGCGGGTaagagtggtggtggtggtaagaTCCAGAACTACGAGGCCGTCGTTGTTGAAAAGTTGTGGCTTCATTCCAAGAGCCTCGAGTCTTTCAAGGCCGTATAG
- the LOC109126986 gene encoding uncharacterized protein LOC109126986, whose translation MSYSPSRDNCIDSSRLFSLMSVDRRLPAVFSGDNNGKTVTTSITVFYLNLFKSCVVFWIRQVDQSENYSFPLFLLIMADKIRRQMQEIALGIEDDAITLLVDLCEEAIQETRFSLIVKPVNLRKQNLRAMLSTLPRLWGVPDEVSGRIMENKKIQFLFHSEESMAEVLRRGPWSFNDWMCVTQRWNPAIAEDGIHSIPF comes from the coding sequence atgtCATACTCTCCCTCTCGCGATAATTGCATCGATTCGTCGCGTCTTTTCTCACTTATGAGCGTTGATCGCCGGTTACCGGCGGTTTTTTCAGGGGATAATAACGGTAAAACGGTTACAACTTCCATAACTGTCTTTTATCTAAACCTATTTAAATCCTGCGTTGTTTTTTGGATCCGTCAGGTTGATCAGAGTGAAAATTACTCTTTTCCTTTGTTCTTATTGATCATGGCGGACAAGATCCGGCGACAAATGCAAGAAATTGCCCTAGGAATCGAAGATGATGCGATCACCCTCCTTGTTGATTTGTGTGAAGAAGCGATCCAAGAGACTCGCTTCAGTCTGATTGTGAAGCCAGTCAACCTTCGCAAGCAAAATCTCCGTGCAATGCTGAGCACATTACCACGGCTGTGGGGCGTCCCTGATGAAGTTTCAGGACGGATAatggaaaacaagaaaattcAATTCTTGTTTCACTCGGAGGAATCCATGGCTGAAGTTCTCCGACGAGGCCCTTGGTCGTTTAACGATTGGATGTGTGTGACCCAAAGATGGAACCCAGCGATTGCGGAGGATGGGATTCATTCAATCCCGTTCTAG